TACTTTCCAAACGCATATCACGCTCTACGCCCTCCTCCCCTACGATTCCAAACCTCTTCTTCCATATCAGCCTGCAGTGTCGTATGTGATGTTTCCCTCCGCATATCGGCGAACCGTTGGATCAAGTATGCATCACTACGCGGTACACCCATCTGCAGTGGGGCGCTTGCAACACCGTGACCCGTACTTACACCCTCTTCCGGTGCCCAGTTCTCTGCAGAATATCCTTCGTCctctattatcatattgtgcaatataatacatgcatacatgatggAGGCGATATCATTTTCGTGCCATTGTCGAACCGGGCACCGAAGAATGGCCCATCGCGATTGGAGGACACCAAAAGCACGCTCAACGTCCTTCCTAGCACTCTCTTGTTTGGCTGCAAAATAGGATTGTTTCGGCCCAACCGGCTGTCGGATCGTCTTGACAAACACGGGCCaacgagggtatatcccatcggCTAAGTAGTATGCCTTGTTGTACTGCGTCCCGTTGGCCATGAATCTAACCGTCGGACCCTCACCCC
The nucleotide sequence above comes from Salvia hispanica cultivar TCC Black 2014 chromosome 5, UniMelb_Shisp_WGS_1.0, whole genome shotgun sequence. Encoded proteins:
- the LOC125189798 gene encoding uncharacterized protein LOC125189798, translating into MILEAVADYRLRIWHAYFGVAGSNNDINVLDSSHLFNDECRGEGPTVRFMANGTQYNKAYYLADGIYPRWPVFVKTIRQPVGPKQSYFAAKQESARKDVERAFGVLQSRWAILRCPVRQWHENDIASIMYACIILHNMIIEDEGYSAENWAPEEGVSTGHGVASAPLQMGVPRSDAYLIQRFADMRRETSHTTLQADMEEEVWNRRGGGRRA